Proteins co-encoded in one Medicago truncatula cultivar Jemalong A17 chromosome 8, MtrunA17r5.0-ANR, whole genome shotgun sequence genomic window:
- the LOC11427087 gene encoding MACPF domain-containing protein At4g24290: MLHLGYISKVQKDLASIVHLAYDGWFIKRYTVELEKYHGELYDHVKEAVPSSWDPEAVARFIERFGTQVIVGVSMGGKDVLYVRQEDTSDPHDPASIQKLLTETASLKFMDSANSHHVASQDLSNIKENLFEIHIRRGGSSQNMNHSEWLDTIDTEPDVISMHLLPLTTLLSGIRGVGFMSHAINLYLRYKPSMEDLHRFLEFQLPRQWAPVLGEIHLGSYRKHQVNTWLRFSILGPKLYINTTPVDVGNRPVTGLRLQLEGSRSNRLAIHLQHLASLPKSLPLADNANAYLSCDSYSCTFHKKVKRNCFSYVCTAPVESDDSLSIVTGAQLQVEKK; this comes from the exons ATGCTTCATTTGGGTTACATTTCCAAGGTACAAAAAGATTTGGCTTCAATTGTCCATCTGGCTTATGATGGATGGTTCATCAAACGCTATACCGTTGAATTAGAAAAGTATCATGGTGAACTCTATGATCATGTCAAAGAAGCTGTGCCATCATCATGGGACCCTGAGGCAGTGGCAAG GTTCATTGAACGTTTTGGAACTCAAGTCATTGTCGGGGTTAGCATGGGAGGAAAGGATGTGCTATATGTTAGACAAGAAGATACATCAGATCCCCATGATCCAGCTAGTATTCAAAAACTTTTGACAGAAACAGCTAGCCTGAAGTTCATGGATTCTGCAAATAGTCATCATGTGGCTTCTCAAGACTTAAGTAACATAAAAGAG AATCTTTTTGAGATACACATTAGGAGGGGTGGAAGCAGTCAAAATATGAACCATAGTGAATGGTTAGATACTATTGACACAGAGCCTGACGTCATATCAATGCATCTTCTCCCTCTGACAACCCTTTTGTCAGGTATCCGTGGAGTAGGATTTATGAGCCATGCTATAAACCTCTATCTTCGAT ACAAACCTTCAATGGAAGACCTCCATCGGTTTTTAGAGTTTCAGCTACCAAGACAATGGGCCCCTGTACTTGGCGAGATACATCTTGGTTCTTACCGGAAGCATCAAGTGAACACCTGGCTACGTTTTAGTATCTTGGGTCCTAAGCTTTACATAAATACAACTCCA GTAGATGTAGGTAATAGACCAGTAACTGGCCTTAGATTACAATTGGAAGGGAGTAGAAGCAACCGGTTGGCCATTCATCTGCAGCATCTAGCTTCCTTACCCAAGTCCTTACCACTTGCAGACAATGCAAATGCATATTTATCTTGTGACTCATACAGCTGTACCTTCCATAAGAAAGTGAAACGGAACTGCTTTTCATATGTTTGCACCGCTCCCGTTGAATCGGATGATAGCCTTTCCATTGTCACAGGAGCTCAGTTACAAGTTGAAAAGAAGTGA